The following proteins are co-located in the Opitutaceae bacterium genome:
- a CDS encoding ATP-binding cassette domain-containing protein, with product MVDTQPAIDVKDLDCGYGGRLVLEHITFSVGRGEIFFIIGGSGCGKSTLLRNMIGLVRPMHGEVSFFGQPFLDADAAARRELLRTFGVLFQSAALWTSLTLRENVALPLQEYSRLSPREIDDLVRLKLAQVGLTGYEDFYPVALSGGMKKRAGLARALALDPAIVFFDEPSAGLDPVTSREIDDLILEIRATRGTTCVVVSHELDSIFRIGDRVIMLDKATKGIIATGAPGELCANSPDDRVRRFLRCQESAAAHSGAGPGATT from the coding sequence ATGGTGGACACTCAACCCGCGATCGACGTCAAGGATCTGGATTGTGGATACGGTGGACGTTTGGTTTTGGAGCACATCACGTTCTCGGTTGGGCGCGGCGAGATCTTTTTCATCATAGGAGGATCCGGTTGCGGCAAGAGCACGCTGCTGCGCAATATGATCGGACTGGTCCGGCCCATGCATGGAGAGGTTTCGTTCTTTGGGCAGCCGTTTCTGGACGCGGATGCCGCCGCGCGCCGCGAGTTGTTGAGAACCTTTGGCGTGCTCTTTCAGAGCGCGGCCCTGTGGACGTCCCTCACTTTGCGCGAAAATGTCGCGCTTCCCCTCCAGGAATACTCGCGGCTTTCGCCGCGTGAGATTGATGACCTTGTCCGCCTGAAGCTCGCCCAGGTTGGATTGACCGGGTATGAGGATTTTTATCCGGTGGCCTTGTCGGGAGGAATGAAGAAAAGGGCCGGCCTGGCCAGGGCGCTGGCACTGGACCCGGCGATTGTCTTTTTTGACGAACCGTCCGCGGGCCTGGATCCCGTCACCTCGCGGGAGATTGACGATCTCATCCTGGAGATCAGGGCGACGCGCGGAACAACCTGTGTTGTCGTGTCGCACGAACTCGACAGCATCTTCAGGATTGGCGACCGGGTCATCATGCTGGACAAGGCGACAAAGGGGATCATCGCCACGGGTGCTCCGGGTGAATTGTGCGCAAACAGTCCGGATGACCGGGTGAGAAGGTTTCTCAGGTGCCAGGAGTCCGCCGCCGCTCACTCTGGCGCGGGCCCCGGCGCAACAACATGA
- a CDS encoding MCE family protein, whose amino-acid sequence MKNKVSPALVGFFVLGAIVLALIALFSFGGINLFAKPERFMVYFNESIQGLDLGSPVKLRGVRVGRVVDLNIRYSSPKNLSVVAVVCELSRNSLTDEKGDLIDLSSRKELQKLIDHGLRAQLGVLGLATGLLYVELNFVDPREYPLPSTPSSDARYVVMPAMDSSLKEFQANLDEILVDLRHVDFAGLAKEIKGLLVDARRQINGLDLAVLTQEWTKAGRSLDALASSKELPDAIQNLNAALVEFRATLARLDGTIEPTVKQLGETLAQARGTLESFSSAAATVQTFVNAQSGLGEEAGRALSQFTDAVASIQRLTDFLERNPNSLLTGRKHPQ is encoded by the coding sequence GTGAAAAACAAGGTCAGTCCCGCGCTCGTTGGCTTCTTCGTCCTGGGCGCCATCGTGCTCGCGCTCATCGCGCTGTTCTCATTTGGCGGCATCAACCTTTTCGCCAAGCCCGAGCGCTTCATGGTCTATTTCAATGAGTCGATCCAAGGACTCGACCTCGGATCGCCGGTGAAGCTCCGCGGCGTGCGTGTCGGCAGGGTGGTGGACCTCAACATCCGCTATTCGTCCCCGAAGAACCTTTCGGTTGTCGCCGTCGTGTGCGAGCTGAGCCGAAATTCGCTGACGGACGAAAAGGGTGACCTGATTGATCTATCGAGCCGGAAGGAGTTGCAGAAGCTGATCGACCATGGCCTGCGTGCGCAGCTTGGGGTTCTTGGTCTTGCGACCGGCCTGTTGTACGTGGAGCTGAACTTTGTCGATCCCAGGGAGTATCCTCTGCCGTCGACTCCCTCCAGTGACGCCAGGTACGTGGTGATGCCGGCAATGGATTCCTCCCTCAAGGAGTTTCAGGCGAATCTGGATGAGATACTCGTGGATCTGAGGCATGTGGATTTCGCGGGACTTGCGAAGGAGATCAAGGGACTGCTGGTCGATGCCCGGCGGCAGATCAACGGCCTCGATCTTGCGGTGCTCACGCAGGAATGGACCAAGGCGGGGCGGTCGCTTGATGCGCTGGCCTCATCGAAGGAGCTGCCCGATGCCATTCAGAACCTGAACGCGGCGCTGGTTGAGTTCCGCGCGACGCTTGCGCGGCTGGATGGCACGATTGAGCCAACCGTGAAGCAGCTCGGGGAGACCCTGGCTCAGGCCCGGGGCACGTTGGAATCGTTCTCCTCCGCGGCTGCAACGGTTCAGACGTTTGTCAATGCGCAAAGCGGTCTTGGCGAAGAGGCCGGACGGGCGCTCTCCCAGTTCACGGATGCCGTGGCTTCGATCCAGAGGCTCACGGACTTTCTTGAGCGCAATCCAAATTCACTCCTGACCGGAAGGAAGCATCCCCAATGA
- a CDS encoding membrane integrity-associated transporter subunit PqiC has product MRNSPAQMAAMDFVRAASAAFSRQARLILLVLGGIAVAGCSIIPEAAADPTRYYVLDGPEAATLPAIAAGGTLAIRSIELPAYLRNTKSMVVRVGENEVRYEDYSRWAEPLDAGIQRIVRERLVNLLGAASVVSFPLNAGETRRWDLRVQVLRCEGSAPRGGSPGMLFVAGFQILDATDGRQVARDQVIVNDLDWDGRDFGALARQLSAAVTRFADDVARNVPGR; this is encoded by the coding sequence ATGAGAAACTCTCCTGCGCAAATGGCAGCCATGGATTTTGTCCGCGCCGCAAGCGCCGCCTTTTCCCGCCAGGCAAGATTGATTCTTCTGGTGCTTGGAGGGATTGCGGTTGCGGGCTGCTCCATCATTCCCGAAGCGGCGGCGGATCCCACCCGCTATTATGTCCTGGATGGACCCGAAGCCGCGACCCTGCCTGCGATTGCGGCAGGTGGGACGCTGGCCATTCGATCGATTGAACTGCCGGCGTACCTGAGGAATACCAAGAGCATGGTCGTGCGCGTGGGGGAGAATGAAGTGCGCTACGAGGATTATTCGCGCTGGGCCGAGCCGTTGGATGCCGGAATTCAGCGGATCGTCAGGGAGCGGCTTGTCAACCTGCTGGGTGCCGCGTCCGTCGTTTCTTTTCCGCTGAATGCCGGCGAAACGAGGCGGTGGGACCTTCGGGTGCAGGTGCTGCGGTGCGAAGGCAGCGCGCCTCGCGGAGGGAGTCCGGGGATGCTGTTTGTGGCGGGCTTCCAGATACTTGACGCAACCGATGGCAGGCAGGTTGCGCGGGACCAGGTGATCGTGAACGATCTGGACTGGGACGGGCGTGATTTCGGGGCGCTTGCGCGGCAGTTGAGCGCGGCGGTGACGCGTTTTGCGGACGATGTCGCCAGAAACGTGCCAGGCCGCTGA
- a CDS encoding carbohydrate ABC transporter permease — MISRRLIFILLAGYAVWVVYPMVWVAYSSLKEDAAIYRDAFALPALDDLRTENYVRAWREARFGDYLFNSVVVTVVSVTGIVLLGSMAGYALARFYHPAGGVVFWLFLAGLMIPAQLAVVPLFFELRSVGLLNSRIGLIAVYIANGLPFAIFILAGFFRALPRSLHEAAVMDGCGEFASFWRVQLPLARPGLITVAIFQFIGVWKEYFFAFMLTSGGADDAARTLPMGLANLSITAQYRGTYGSLFAGIVLVTVPILFVYLLLQRHIVKGVVAGAVKG, encoded by the coding sequence ATGATTTCGCGACGACTGATTTTCATCCTGCTTGCCGGATATGCGGTCTGGGTCGTGTATCCGATGGTCTGGGTTGCCTATTCGTCGCTCAAGGAGGACGCCGCCATCTATCGCGATGCGTTCGCGCTCCCGGCGCTTGATGACCTGCGCACGGAGAACTATGTGCGCGCCTGGCGCGAGGCCCGGTTTGGCGACTACCTGTTCAACAGCGTGGTGGTGACCGTGGTGTCGGTGACCGGCATCGTCCTGCTCGGATCGATGGCCGGATATGCACTCGCACGATTCTATCATCCTGCAGGCGGGGTTGTCTTCTGGCTTTTTCTCGCGGGTCTGATGATCCCGGCGCAGCTCGCCGTTGTGCCGCTCTTCTTTGAACTGCGTTCGGTGGGCCTGCTGAATTCCCGGATCGGCCTGATTGCCGTTTACATCGCGAACGGGCTGCCGTTCGCGATCTTCATCCTCGCGGGATTCTTCAGGGCCCTGCCGCGCTCCCTGCATGAGGCTGCGGTGATGGACGGATGCGGGGAGTTCGCCTCTTTCTGGCGCGTCCAACTGCCTCTCGCCAGGCCGGGGCTGATCACTGTGGCGATTTTTCAGTTCATCGGTGTGTGGAAGGAATACTTCTTTGCCTTCATGCTTACGAGCGGAGGAGCCGACGATGCGGCGCGGACGCTGCCGATGGGGCTGGCCAATCTTTCGATCACCGCGCAGTACCGCGGCACCTATGGATCGCTGTTCGCAGGCATAGTGCTCGTCACGGTGCCGATCCTCTTCGTGTACCTGCTGCTGCAGCGTCACATCGTGAAGGGAGTCGTGGCCGGCGCAGTCAAGGGGTGA
- the menB gene encoding 1,4-dihydroxy-2-naphthoyl-CoA synthase, which translates to MNPPEWKEVKTYSDILYCKMDGIAKVTINRPHRRNSFTPETVFQMYDAFIDAREDPGIGVILLTGAGPHTDGKYAFCAGGDQSVRGHAGYVGGDGVPRLNVLDLQKLIRSIPKVVIALVAGYAIGGGHVLHVVCDLTIGADNAIFGQVGPRMGSFDAGFGSSYLARLVGQKKAREIWYLCRQYSAQQALDMGLINAVVPVADLEAEGVKWGREILGHSPLAIRALKSAFNAELDGQAGIQELAGNATLLYYMSEEAKEFHGAQRQKRKPDSRKFPWLP; encoded by the coding sequence ATGAATCCGCCCGAATGGAAAGAGGTCAAAACGTATTCAGACATTCTCTATTGCAAGATGGATGGAATCGCAAAGGTGACGATCAACCGCCCGCACCGACGCAATTCCTTCACACCCGAGACGGTCTTTCAGATGTACGACGCGTTCATTGACGCCCGGGAGGATCCGGGCATCGGGGTGATTCTGCTCACCGGAGCGGGTCCGCACACGGACGGGAAATATGCGTTCTGCGCAGGCGGGGATCAGTCCGTCCGCGGCCACGCGGGATACGTGGGGGGCGACGGTGTGCCGCGGCTCAACGTCCTGGATCTCCAGAAATTGATTCGATCGATTCCGAAGGTGGTCATCGCGCTCGTTGCGGGTTACGCCATCGGCGGCGGACACGTGCTCCACGTCGTCTGCGACCTCACGATTGGAGCGGACAACGCAATCTTCGGCCAGGTGGGACCGCGCATGGGCAGCTTTGACGCGGGTTTTGGATCCAGCTATCTCGCGCGCCTCGTGGGACAGAAGAAGGCGCGTGAGATCTGGTATCTGTGTCGCCAATACAGCGCACAGCAGGCGCTCGACATGGGATTGATCAATGCGGTGGTGCCTGTCGCGGACCTCGAGGCCGAGGGCGTCAAGTGGGGACGCGAAATCCTGGGTCACAGCCCGCTGGCGATTCGGGCGCTGAAGAGCGCATTCAACGCCGAACTCGACGGGCAGGCCGGCATCCAGGAACTGGCCGGAAACGCCACGCTGCTCTACTACATGAGCGAGGAGGCGAAGGAGTTTCACGGCGCACAGCGACAGAAGCGCAAGCCAGACTCCCGAAAGTTTCCCTGGCTGCCATAG
- a CDS encoding KUP/HAK/KT family potassium transporter gives MSSPSASSTSGRGVPISLLAGALGVVFGDIGTSPLYAFRESIEHLAPADRIGGVMGVLSLIFWSLMLIVSVKYITVVMRAGNHGEGGIFALLALSGLERVKQAPGRIGSGVTLVLLGACMLCGEGVITPAISVLSAAEGLKLVLPASERFVVPLCIAILVALYWVQHKGTHRIGQLFGPIMAGWFIVLGSLGLFHVVNTPAILRALNPVHAFLLLGNHPAEAAGILGSVVLAITGVEALYADMGHFGRPAILRAWYTLVLPGLALNYFGQGAYVLSHPYDNGNPFLSLAPEGAARSALLILSVIAAVIASQALISGTFSLIRQAIQLGYFPRLRVSHTNAEQRGQIYVPLVNICMAIASIATVLLFQTSSALAGAYGIAVTATMSVTTFALFFVARRAWGWSFAAAVSMCVCFAAVDLGFLAANVPKIIHGGWLPLALAAGLFAIMHTWKTGKTEIRERVYGTAITELELSSIAKSRNIVRIPGSAVFMVGTPRGTPLALLHHLKANKCLQQTVLLLTITTQEVPVVDEEERMTLSFMGEGVWRAIVRYGYMELPDVSRLVERIMAQGIPVNPQSTTYYFNREMIIGGGSARMFHWQKNLYAFLSRNATSVKDYYRIAPTQIIEIGLPVQL, from the coding sequence ATGTCGTCTCCGTCCGCTTCATCCACGTCTGGACGTGGTGTGCCGATTTCCCTGCTGGCGGGGGCCTTGGGCGTGGTCTTTGGCGACATCGGGACGAGTCCCCTCTACGCGTTTCGAGAATCGATCGAGCATCTCGCGCCTGCGGATCGCATCGGCGGGGTGATGGGGGTGCTCTCGCTGATTTTCTGGTCGTTGATGCTCATCGTGAGCGTGAAGTACATCACGGTGGTGATGCGGGCGGGGAATCACGGTGAGGGGGGGATTTTCGCGCTGCTTGCGCTGAGCGGGCTGGAGCGGGTGAAGCAGGCTCCGGGCAGGATCGGATCGGGAGTCACGCTCGTGCTGCTGGGCGCATGCATGCTTTGCGGCGAGGGTGTGATCACCCCCGCCATCTCCGTGCTGAGCGCCGCCGAGGGATTGAAACTGGTGCTGCCCGCTTCGGAACGTTTCGTGGTTCCGCTCTGCATCGCCATTCTCGTGGCGCTGTATTGGGTGCAGCACAAGGGCACGCATCGCATCGGCCAGTTGTTTGGTCCGATCATGGCGGGCTGGTTCATCGTGCTTGGTTCGCTGGGTTTGTTTCACGTTGTGAACACTCCCGCCATCCTGCGGGCGCTGAATCCGGTGCATGCCTTCCTCCTCCTTGGAAACCATCCCGCTGAAGCCGCCGGCATTCTGGGCTCCGTTGTCCTGGCGATCACCGGTGTCGAGGCGCTGTATGCGGACATGGGCCATTTCGGGCGTCCCGCCATCCTGCGCGCCTGGTACACTCTCGTCCTGCCCGGGCTCGCGCTGAACTATTTCGGACAGGGGGCCTACGTCCTCTCCCATCCGTACGACAATGGAAACCCGTTTCTTTCGCTTGCGCCTGAGGGTGCGGCGCGAAGCGCGCTACTCATTCTCTCGGTCATTGCCGCGGTGATTGCCAGCCAGGCGTTGATCTCCGGCACGTTTTCACTGATTCGCCAGGCTATCCAGCTCGGCTATTTCCCCCGCCTGCGGGTGAGCCACACCAATGCCGAGCAGCGGGGTCAGATCTATGTCCCATTGGTCAACATCTGCATGGCGATCGCCTCGATCGCGACGGTGCTCTTGTTCCAGACTTCATCGGCGCTGGCCGGAGCCTACGGCATTGCGGTCACCGCAACGATGTCGGTGACAACTTTTGCGCTGTTCTTTGTGGCCCGGCGTGCGTGGGGCTGGTCGTTCGCCGCCGCGGTTTCGATGTGCGTGTGTTTCGCCGCCGTCGACCTTGGATTTCTCGCCGCGAATGTCCCGAAGATCATCCACGGCGGCTGGCTTCCGCTGGCGCTGGCGGCCGGATTGTTCGCCATCATGCACACCTGGAAGACAGGCAAGACGGAGATCCGGGAGCGCGTTTACGGCACTGCGATCACCGAACTCGAACTTTCCAGCATAGCGAAGAGCAGGAACATCGTCCGCATCCCCGGAAGCGCCGTCTTCATGGTGGGCACGCCCAGGGGCACGCCGCTCGCGCTGCTGCATCATCTCAAGGCGAACAAGTGCCTTCAGCAAACGGTGCTTCTGCTGACGATCACCACTCAGGAGGTGCCTGTCGTCGATGAAGAGGAGCGCATGACCCTGAGCTTCATGGGGGAGGGCGTGTGGCGCGCCATCGTGCGCTACGGCTACATGGAGCTGCCCGACGTGAGCCGCCTGGTCGAGCGCATCATGGCCCAGGGGATCCCCGTGAATCCGCAAAGCACGACCTACTACTTCAACCGCGAGATGATCATCGGCGGAGGCAGCGCGCGCATGTTCCACTGGCAGAAAAACCTGTACGCGTTTCTCAGCCGCAACGCCACCTCCGTGAAGGACTACTACCGCATCGCGCCCACGCAGATCATCGAGATAGGACTGCCGGTCCAGCTCTGA
- the menD gene encoding 2-succinyl-5-enolpyruvyl-6-hydroxy-3-cyclohexene-1-carboxylic-acid synthase, with product MASASIDFRNTNTVWSSVMVESLVRLGLRQAVVSPGSRSTPLTMALVRHSAVETIPALDERSAGFFALGLARRAGKPVVLVCTSGSAGAHLYPAIIEASESGVPLIVLTADRPPELRECHSGQTIDQQKLYGDHVRWYHELAVPEPALDLLRCVRQQMAHGWSRASGPFPGPVHLNVPFRDPLAPLPDGRVRELEGRIDDLFFEHLGTAVCAGSEVVTRFRTATSRGLIVAGPAAPFNAAVYAAAAGRLAAATGWPVLADTLSSLRTESLDTNAPIVSSYDAILRNERVSRLLAPRQILCLGGWPTSKVLRAYLEASQADVLLVSPTERNRDSLHARTRQIAAPVESLVPEGAAPGDDAYASLWRRAEAVARSALDAGLKDCGQFEGKAAWLLAQVLPENTPVFVAGSMPVRDVEYFWPVNHRRPQFAFNRGANGIDGTLSSALGMAHGGRPSVLLTGDLALLHDTNGGLLLNRFRGSLTIVLINNRGGGIFEHLPIAAFNPPFEDYFATPQLVDFSRWAATYGIEHTLVGDWNAFERAVGALPASGVRLLEVRTDRKSDAAFRKALFAQVAARVGEAIAT from the coding sequence ATGGCATCGGCTTCAATTGACTTCCGGAATACGAACACCGTCTGGTCCTCCGTGATGGTGGAGTCGCTGGTGCGACTCGGCCTGCGCCAGGCGGTCGTTTCGCCGGGATCGCGCTCGACACCGCTAACGATGGCGCTCGTGCGTCACTCCGCGGTCGAGACAATTCCCGCACTGGATGAGCGCTCGGCCGGTTTCTTTGCGCTCGGGCTGGCACGCCGCGCGGGAAAGCCCGTGGTCCTCGTTTGCACCAGCGGGTCGGCGGGAGCCCATCTTTATCCCGCCATCATCGAAGCTTCCGAGTCCGGCGTCCCGCTGATCGTGCTCACCGCCGATCGTCCTCCGGAGCTCAGGGAGTGCCATTCCGGCCAGACGATCGATCAGCAGAAATTGTACGGAGACCATGTGCGCTGGTATCACGAGCTTGCCGTCCCGGAGCCGGCTCTGGACCTGCTGCGGTGTGTGCGCCAGCAGATGGCTCACGGCTGGAGCCGCGCGAGCGGGCCTTTTCCCGGTCCCGTGCATTTGAACGTGCCTTTCCGCGATCCGCTGGCCCCGCTTCCCGACGGACGGGTGCGCGAACTCGAGGGGAGGATCGATGATTTGTTTTTTGAGCACCTCGGCACTGCGGTGTGCGCCGGATCCGAAGTCGTCACTCGCTTCCGTACGGCCACCTCGCGCGGGTTGATTGTCGCAGGACCGGCCGCGCCCTTTAACGCCGCAGTCTACGCGGCGGCTGCGGGCAGGCTCGCCGCGGCCACCGGCTGGCCGGTCCTCGCGGACACGCTTTCCTCGCTGCGTACTGAGTCTTTGGATACAAACGCGCCGATCGTTTCGTCCTATGACGCGATCCTGCGCAACGAACGCGTTTCCCGCCTTCTCGCCCCCCGGCAGATCCTGTGCCTCGGAGGATGGCCGACCAGCAAAGTGCTGCGCGCGTACCTGGAGGCGAGCCAGGCGGATGTGCTGCTGGTGTCTCCCACCGAAAGGAATCGCGATTCCCTCCATGCCCGCACCCGTCAGATCGCGGCCCCGGTCGAATCGCTCGTGCCCGAGGGCGCGGCGCCGGGGGACGACGCGTATGCGTCCCTCTGGCGCAGGGCCGAGGCTGTCGCGCGTTCCGCCCTGGATGCGGGATTGAAGGACTGCGGCCAGTTTGAAGGCAAGGCGGCCTGGCTACTCGCTCAGGTGCTGCCGGAAAACACTCCGGTCTTTGTCGCGGGAAGCATGCCCGTGCGCGATGTCGAGTACTTCTGGCCGGTGAACCACCGGCGCCCGCAATTCGCGTTCAACCGCGGCGCCAATGGCATCGACGGCACCCTGTCCTCCGCCCTGGGCATGGCTCACGGCGGCCGCCCGTCGGTTCTGCTCACCGGAGATCTCGCCCTGCTGCACGACACCAATGGCGGTCTGCTGCTCAACCGGTTTCGTGGTTCGCTGACGATCGTCCTGATCAACAACCGCGGAGGGGGAATTTTTGAGCATCTGCCCATCGCCGCGTTCAATCCTCCGTTCGAGGACTACTTTGCCACGCCGCAGCTTGTGGACTTCTCCCGCTGGGCTGCGACCTACGGAATCGAGCACACTCTGGTGGGTGACTGGAATGCCTTCGAACGAGCGGTGGGCGCGCTGCCCGCGTCGGGCGTGCGTCTGCTTGAGGTGCGCACTGATCGCAAATCAGACGCGGCGTTCCGCAAGGCGCTTTTCGCGCAGGTGGCGGCGCGGGTGGGCGAAGCCATCGCGACCTGA
- a CDS encoding TonB-dependent copper receptor: MKSISSSITSSFPRSSSALCALACAHSLCADDIGHQHAVELERVVITARPSERPLSVTTDPRAPAQPIPAQDGAEALRGIAGMNVIRKGGTDGDPVLRGMAGSRLGILLDGENILGGCGSRMDPPTAYVFPASYDRITVLKGPQSVLHGSGNSAGVVLFERNPPRYSEPSSKTTGALTFGSYGRNDQFLEIRAGKPRVYGEVAGTRTASDDYRDGDGRSVASAYERWSGRAALGWTPSADTVIELSSIASDGEAAYADRAMDGSKFARRNLSLRIRTNAAAEAIDSIEANLFYNGVDHVMDNYSIRSFGPTPMMPGKAASNPDRQTIGGRMLARMSPDRAGVWKLASGADFQANRHRIRSTGDEAADPYESKVRVKDAAFSVLGVFTEATRIIAESQRIVSGVRLDAWRATDHRMTVATGMMGSAMNPTAAHTRAARLPSYFLRYENEWRPGFSAFAGLGHTRRFPDYWELFSKESADSVSAFASRPELTTQFDAGITHRSRLVQASFTVFANRIEDYILIESAFSKSMGMMTNRRTTITRNVDARSLGAESSLSWIFAEGWTVDASVSIVRGDNRTDDRPLAQQPPPEGRLGVSYATSTWSIGSLVRSVARQNRFAINQGSIVGQDLGPSPGFTTLSLNGAWKPSAHWQLSAGVDNILDRTYAEHLSRGGTLVPGFPPPTIRVNEPGRTLWAKLDCKW, from the coding sequence ATGAAATCCATTTCTTCCTCCATCACTTCATCCTTTCCACGCTCCAGCTCCGCGCTCTGCGCACTCGCATGCGCACATTCGCTTTGCGCCGATGACATCGGCCATCAGCATGCCGTTGAACTCGAACGCGTGGTCATCACCGCACGCCCCAGTGAGCGCCCTCTCAGCGTAACCACCGATCCTCGCGCACCCGCGCAGCCCATTCCCGCCCAGGACGGTGCGGAGGCCCTGCGCGGTATCGCGGGCATGAACGTCATCCGCAAGGGAGGCACCGACGGCGATCCCGTTTTGCGCGGCATGGCGGGCTCGCGGCTCGGCATCCTTCTCGACGGCGAGAACATCCTCGGCGGCTGCGGCAGTCGCATGGACCCGCCGACCGCCTATGTTTTCCCCGCATCCTACGATCGCATCACGGTCCTGAAAGGTCCCCAGTCGGTGCTGCACGGATCCGGCAACTCCGCGGGAGTCGTGCTGTTCGAACGCAATCCTCCCCGGTATTCCGAACCATCCTCGAAAACCACGGGCGCGCTGACTTTCGGATCATACGGGCGCAACGACCAGTTCCTGGAAATCCGCGCGGGAAAGCCGCGTGTGTATGGCGAGGTTGCTGGGACACGCACCGCTTCCGACGACTACCGCGACGGAGACGGAAGGTCCGTCGCTTCGGCGTATGAGCGCTGGAGCGGCCGTGCAGCGCTCGGCTGGACTCCCTCCGCGGACACCGTGATTGAGCTTTCGTCAATTGCCAGCGATGGCGAGGCGGCCTATGCTGATCGCGCGATGGACGGCTCGAAGTTTGCGCGTCGCAATCTCAGTTTGCGGATCCGGACGAACGCGGCCGCGGAAGCCATCGATTCAATCGAGGCCAACCTGTTCTACAACGGGGTCGACCATGTGATGGACAACTACTCGATCCGCTCCTTTGGCCCGACGCCGATGATGCCCGGAAAGGCGGCATCGAATCCCGATAGACAGACCATCGGGGGTCGCATGCTGGCCAGGATGTCGCCGGATCGGGCGGGGGTGTGGAAACTCGCCTCCGGTGCCGATTTTCAGGCCAATCGTCACCGCATCCGAAGCACCGGCGATGAAGCTGCAGATCCGTATGAATCCAAGGTTCGCGTGAAGGATGCAGCATTTTCCGTTCTCGGGGTTTTCACGGAGGCCACGCGTATCATTGCTGAAAGCCAGCGCATCGTGTCGGGTGTCCGGCTCGATGCATGGAGGGCGACCGATCACCGCATGACTGTCGCGACCGGTATGATGGGCTCGGCGATGAATCCCACTGCGGCGCACACGCGCGCCGCGCGGCTGCCTTCATATTTCCTGCGCTACGAGAATGAATGGCGTCCCGGCTTTTCCGCTTTCGCCGGTCTGGGACACACCCGGCGCTTCCCCGACTACTGGGAACTCTTCAGCAAGGAGAGCGCTGATTCGGTCAGCGCTTTTGCCTCGCGTCCCGAACTGACAACCCAGTTCGACGCCGGCATCACCCACCGCTCCCGTCTCGTGCAGGCATCGTTCACAGTCTTCGCAAATCGGATTGAGGATTACATTCTGATCGAAAGCGCGTTTTCGAAATCGATGGGCATGATGACGAATCGGCGGACGACGATCACACGCAATGTCGATGCGCGCAGCCTCGGCGCGGAATCCAGTCTGAGCTGGATCTTTGCCGAAGGATGGACCGTGGACGCTTCCGTTTCCATAGTGCGCGGCGACAACCGAACGGACGATCGCCCGCTCGCCCAGCAGCCGCCTCCTGAGGGCCGGCTGGGGGTGAGTTATGCCACATCGACCTGGAGCATCGGATCGCTTGTCCGCTCTGTCGCCCGGCAGAATCGATTTGCGATCAACCAAGGCAGCATTGTCGGACAGGACCTCGGACCCTCCCCGGGATTCACGACACTTTCATTGAACGGAGCCTGGAAACCCTCAGCGCACTGGCAGTTGTCCGCGGGCGTGGACAATATCCTTGATCGCACCTACGCGGAGCACCTCAGTCGCGGAGGAACCCTGGTGCCCGGATTTCCTCCTCCCACGATTCGCGTGAATGAACCCGGACGCACGCTGTGGGCGAAGCTGGATTGCAAGTGGTAG
- a CDS encoding group III truncated hemoglobin, with amino-acid sequence MSESPPTTLFARMGGREPLMKLLRYFYADVRQHREIGPIFNAQIDDWPAHISKIADFWSGVTGGPALYSGPMPFKHVPLGLQEPHFQAWLDLWRRHCRAHLPEAEAEEMILRAETIGQRLREIVASFG; translated from the coding sequence ATGAGCGAATCTCCCCCGACAACACTCTTTGCCCGCATGGGTGGACGCGAGCCGTTGATGAAACTGTTGCGCTATTTCTATGCAGATGTCCGCCAGCACCGGGAGATCGGTCCCATCTTCAATGCCCAGATCGACGACTGGCCCGCGCACATCTCCAAGATCGCGGATTTCTGGTCCGGCGTGACGGGTGGACCCGCGCTCTATAGCGGCCCCATGCCATTCAAGCACGTGCCGCTCGGACTTCAGGAGCCTCATTTCCAAGCCTGGCTCGATCTCTGGCGGCGCCACTGTCGCGCGCACCTGCCGGAGGCCGAGGCGGAGGAGATGATCCTGCGCGCGGAAACGATCGGTCAGCGCCTCCGAGAAATCGTGGCGAGTTTCGGTTGA